Genomic DNA from Trichoderma asperellum chromosome 5, complete sequence:
GGAAACTTGTATATGGAGCATAGGGAACACAATGTTCAATTATATAAACAAATGCAAAGACAGTCAttgtatttaataatatcatAAGAATCTTTCTCATAATTATTTCATTGGCTAGATGGGTAGCACTCTTAGTCTACTTAACGAAGATTGCATTATTATTCGTACAATTGCAGCCCACCTCGTTATAGCTAACAAAACTCCAGTTAAtcttaaaaattaaatacggTGTCCGTTCATCATATGGCTTAAAACTTAGTCTGTAATATGCGAAATTAAAATCCTGGTTCGTCGCGTTAGAGAAGATGCGAGTTTATTTCGAATGATGGTCGCGATGAGTCGCTTTATGGCCGCTTGGAGTAATCCTAGACCCCGCCAATCCCGAAATATTGAGTTTACAATTTACTCTTGCTCTCGAGCGTCTAGTTCACTAATTCTTGCATGAAAACCAATATGAGGTgccagtaaaaaaaaaagtgaaaaagtACCACTATGAATGACGGTTCATCACAGTTGGGTCTTGTGACTGTGGCCCATGGTATCTTTTTAGGGCGCAGTCAGCTTTTATCGCAACTAAGAGCAGAGAAATATCCTTTCACATACCATACGTAGTCGCATGTCGGTTCTCCAAGTTATTTCCCTTGCGACACTGTCGTATGCAATTGCACCGTCAGAATCTATGTTGACGAAACGCAGAACACGTGTACCTACTAGTTCCGAAGCAGAAAACAAACTCCGATGCGGTATTATGCTGGAAGTACTTTCGATAGCAGAATCTCACAAATTGTACTCGATGTTGTTGGAATACTACTGCACGATTTGATTTAGAAAGCTCTCCCGCTACAGCCCAATCCGTTAGTCGTAGTCGCCATATGAAGGCGTTTTATCAAGACCTGCAAGCAGGGTtgtaaattagttactaaatTGCTTACTATTAACGAATTTCTTAGTAActaaattaatctatagtaaTGAAACGAATAATGAAAACCAACTGACTACTTTTACAACCCTGCCTGCAAGTAAGCCCCGATTGGGACTGGATCACTTCATGAGAGTATGTGGTAAGCAATTTTAGACCAGTCGTCTTTGTATCTTAGTAGTCATGTTGACAAACTCTTCAATTTCCCACTACTTGAAAATGATCGTGCTTGAACCCGCCCTGGAGCTCAATCAATCACTCCGTGACGAACTTGCAAGTCTCATAACCGGATACTCACTGTACTCTAGGGAGTAAAGCGCCGGCAAATactaaaagaattaaatatGTTTAGAAAGATTTAAGGTGACAGATGAGATCAATGAGTTAAGCAGTCATATAATATACAGTTAGTTAACGTTCTCATTAGATGCTGTATCTTATTACTTCTCCGTGAGCTGGTGAGCTTCAGGTTTATGTATATTATGATATGATAACAAATAGAGTGATAATGGCATTCTTTTACGGGAGATGCATTTGATGCGCTTGATGCAATGGTAAAATAAATTGCATATCCATTGGTTGTTCTATCAAACAGCTAAGATGAGTTGACGGATCTAGCAGGTAAACACGTTTACCAATGAATTCAGATTAGGAGTAATTGTATATACCAGACACATGCATGTGGTGCAAGTAAGCCTGGACCAGTTTAGCCAAATGCCAACACCCTCTTGTTTGGAATACGAAgcataattaatataagtttatatctCATATCTTCTAGGCGTGTTGTATGCGGTATTATCATTACTCTATAATGGAATACTCGTTGTGGtgagtaaaaataaattacttaaataataaaatacagTTTCCCGAATGAATatattaagatattatttcAGACTATATAATGCGACGCGAGCAAGATATTTACCATCATTCATAATGACAATTTTAACGGCCTCCTGAATTAAAAATAAGATAAAGCAATTAGCACGAACTTTGTGATAATCCTAAGTTTGTAATTTTACTGGTAAGAGTCTGCCACTGAGATAGCGTTTAAAAGTACTAGGATAAGAGAATAGtcatgatgaagaggggaaagagaaagacgaGGACTATTGAAGAAAAACGCctagaaaaggaaagggtGAGAAGGATTACAGGAACGAAGGAACGAAGGAATAGTGGATAAAGAGGAGGTAGAAAAGCGAGAGATttatgtacatatatatatatatatatagtcaAATAAACTGAAACTGAAACTGAAaacataaataaatataaatataaattagaAAACAGACAATACAGATATAAGGAATTAAAACAACCTTCATTttcatgcaaaaaaaaaaaaaaaaaaaaaaaaaaattaatgcAGAAATTGTGTATTTTATTTGCTAATTCATTGTGGCATATTTATTACTGTACCAGCTTACAGTATCAACTCCCATAAGCGCTAGCAAGATACTACCTTGATCCACTGCcttgctgttttttatattaatctacGACTCACCTacgagtactccgtacttcaTACTTTGACAAGATAAATACTCGCTGTGTAGCGAAATCTCTCCGTTTTTCACCATTCGCCTTTAAAGATTTGACCCAAACTTTATAGAATAGCCACTATGGCAGACCCAATAGGAGCGAAACCTGGCGGTATTATTACCCGCCCTCTAGACGCAAACGAGAAGTTTGTGAAATGGGCAGCTACATTAGGCGCACCTTATGATAAGACCCATTTTGGATTATTCCAAGCTCATCACTTGCGGCTTCCCTCATACATCAAAGACCCTGTGCCATATCTACAACGAACATGGCTTGCGTTACGAGACCGACACCCCAAGTTTGGCGCTGTATTCACGCCCTCATCAGCTGGAGACGCCGTTACTACGGATTTGGGACCATATGATCATGATAACTGGCTTGAAAACACTTTTTTTGTTAATATATCAATTCCAGAAGCTCATGCCCTTCTCTCGTCTTTAAAATACACAGAAATTCCTTTGTGTTATTGGCTGCCTGTTTCACAGGAACTGGCCATGTACATACCGCATTGGATCACCGATGGCACCGGGTTTCTCATACTCGCACATCGGTTTATGACCATTTTAGTGTCTGTTATTAATGAGGGACTATCAAAAACATTAGATAGCTATGCTAGTGAGCAAGTTTCTTACGAGACAAACGGTCCAAGCGGTGATGAGTTGACTGGCTACGTGGATGATGATTCTACAGAAGCAGCTCGTCTCAAAGAAATTTCTCAGGATTTGCTGGCACCTTTTTTGCAAGCTCTTCCTACTATTGGATTGCCTCTTAAACCAGACGGTAAGAGCGGCCTTCCTGGAAATGCTAGCCACATCGCCATATCTTTAGAGTCGGAAACAACTGCTGCAATAGTTACCGAGTGTCAGAAACGCGGGATTAGCGTCAACAGTGCTTTGCATACCAGTTTGATACGTATCACCAGTCGCTTTGCCCAACACCCAGCCGCTCAAGCTTATACGAGtgtcttatatattaatatgaGACCCCACTTACCaaaccctggacctacccttgGTGCCTCTTCTCTGGTTGCAGTGCTACCAATAGCTGTCCGAGGCATACTACCAGGAACAAATGGCAAACCAGCAAAAGATTGGGCAAATCTTTCGGCAGAATTAAACTCCATTTACCGAAGTGTACCGGAGAAGAAGTACCAGCCGAGAGATGGAAACTCACCGCAGAGTGTAATCGACATAAACGGACGCCTGACTAGAGATGTTTTGACGGTTTTCAGCTCATCACCGCCACCGGAGATGCCCGACGTTCGACCTTTTGATTATAGTTCTATTGGATTGGTTGAAAAGTATCTTCAGAGGGATTATGGCGTCGGTGACGATAAAGGTCGAATCGAAGTATTAAATGTGTGGAAGGCCAGTATTATTGCGACCCCATCAGCATTATGCCATGGCTATACATTCCGTGACAGGCTGGCAATCTCAGTGGCGTATAACGATGGATACTTCAGTAGAGATTTTATGAGGAAGATCTTGCAGGATATCTTTATTGACATCATGCACAATTTGGATATTACTCTCTAAATAGTATTGCCATTAGCATATATTGCGTCAGAAGAGCCCTTCATGTGCGTTGTATTCTCTCTATTCGAAGgcattttttatatttttacccTTTAAAAATTCATTTGTTATCGGTGTATTACATATACGCGGTTTAATTACCGTGTTccatatgtacatgtacttattATCTACCAATTTCCCTTCATTGTGATTTACGGCCATCGTTGTCGTAGTGAGATCTATATTGGCAGTCAAAGCACCACAATATTCACGATCCTTGAACGAATTGCGCAATTTCATTGAAACATCGAGCGTACTTATTGATTGtatctttctcttttagCAGCCTACAGGAGAATATTTAGTTAGTTAGAAATGCTGTAGAATCCATATATCGATCACACCCCATAATGGTGATCATCCTTTTTAAGGTTAAGCAAGCGATAGCTAAGTTGCCTTGTCATAAGTATTGCACTTTATAGCCTGTTTAAGTGCTGTTTCCGTTGAAGATGATAGAGTTAGGGCTACCTCTAAGGCTGCCGGTTACGCGGCCAGTGGTAGCCAGAGCTTTGATCCGATTAGTGACAGCGGTGGGAGTGGAGAGACCTTCAAGGGATTGAAGATAGAGAGCCAGACCGACAACGTGAGGTGTAGCCATTGAAGTGCCGCTAATTGTGTTGGTGGCAGTGTTAGATCCAATCCATGAGGACAGAACATTAACACCAGGGGCAAAAACGTCAACACCAGCACCATAGTTGGTGAAGGAAGCAGTGCGCCAATTGATGTCCAGTGCTGCAACAGTGATGGCGTTAGGTACGTTAGCAGGAGAAGTGCTGGAGACTGGTTGGGGGTTTCCTAGAGAGTCTCCATTACCAGCGGCGACAATGGTAAGCACACCCTGGTTAAAGGCTGCGTTGATGGCGGTCGTCCAGGTAGATGAAGCAGGTCCTCCAAGCGACATATTAATAGCAGATTTGCTAGCACGGTTCCGCGAGACAATGTCGTTCACGGCCCAGTTATAGCCGTCGAGGATAATAGAGGTGGTGGAGCTATCTCCAGAGAAGACCTTAACGGAGATTAGGCTAGCCTATTAACATCATCGAGTCAGTCTTGAATGCTCTTGTATATTGATGACAAAAGGATTGGGGAAGGAAAAATAACTCACCTGCTTAGCAACGCCATATGTAGATCCAGCAATTGTTCCGGAAACATGAGTACCATGACCAAGAGTATCAACATGCTGCCCCCCTGCAGCATTATAGCCAAGGCTGGCACGCCCGCCGAATTGCTGATGGGAGGTGTTGATACCGGAGTCAACTACGTAGGCAAAAGttccagcgccagctgaGCTATCATAAATGTAGCTTGTGGACCCAGATGTGCGATGGGAAACAGTGCCGAGACCCCAAGGAGCACCGGATTGTGTAGTCAAAGCACGCTTGTCTTCAACAATGTCCGACAGGTACATGATGTAGTCTGGCTCCACAGACGCAACCTGGCATCGTGATTaacttttttccctcttcgttAGGATATAGCAAATACCTACATCGGGACTAGACTTGATCTGCTCAATTGTCTCGTCATCAAACTCGCCCGCATAAGCACTCCAAGTATGAATGTTATAAGTCTTTTCAACACCAGCAGTGCTACGCTTGGTCAAAGATCGACGGTGGAGGTCATTTACCCAGGCGAGATGAGAGTCTGTATCAATGGAAGCGCCCTCTTTCAGAGTGACAATAAACTTGTTAGGTACAGCCTCCGGCTTCTTATGAAGAGCTGCGGGAGCGGCGAGGACAGCCGGGAGCAAGGCTCCGAGATAGAGAGCAAGACGACGGATGCTGGCCATTGCTATGATGTGCTTTATATAGTggcagagaagaaacaagTATTTGATTGCTGCTCTGATTTACCTATTGGTTTTATGCGAATGCAGTCGACTTAAATAGTTTTCATTATCACTGCGGATTCAATAATCGATTTCGCTATCTGAAGCCTCCATCACGTCTACCAGCATCAATCCATTGCGAATTATCTGCCAAGTCTCTGAGTATAGATAACCAAGCTGCCTAAAAAGACCTAGAACGAGTATATCACGCCAAGACTATATGTTTGTGTCACGGCAGCCACAACGCCCAGCTCTTGGCAGCTAGTTTGAATGCGGAAAGCAGAATAATAAAGCAACATTATCTCCAAGACTTCAATAGGCATGGCCAAAGTTCTAAAGTAGACATATTGCTTCTCATCACTGATCTAcagggtcttttttttttttttttttttacgtcTCCTCATCGCTGCCAGACATATggtaaaaaagctaatgatattaaatttaagattTCTTTAAGGTTAATTGACGtctataaactaaaattcACTAATTTACGCTTAAAAGCGAACGCTCAGTGTGCTGCTTGTATTACAGATACTATAGCCAATGTCATGCAGGCTAAAATTGCACCAATATTTTTGCACCTGCTTGTTATGTCCTCATGTCCGATACTTTGGGAACCTTTGAATAGAAAGCACGGCAATGCTCTAATAGCGCAATCGCAGCCGGCGCCTTATCGAGTTTTAAAAAGGAGGGGCTGCTGAACAACGGAACTTTTTATATTGCCCGAATGGGAAGGTGATTCTGCCAATGCTCCGAGCAATTGCAAGAATATCGAAAATTTGGACGTAGTTAATTTCATGCTGTAACAATACGCTAATATAAAGCGTTAGGATAAAGAATTATCCGTCGTCGCTGTTTCACAGGGCCACTGACGATTCTTGCGGTAAGAGGCGGCAAACGGCATGCGAGGCGGCTTTTTCTTCGTCAGCGGATACAATAGAGAATGCTCCGTAggcataaaaataaaaaaccagaacaaacaaaaaaataaacaaacaCTATACCCAATATCTAGTACAGCAACAAATCACCTTGGAGTACTGTAATAGCTTACGGTCACTGATTAAAAATATGTGCTAATCCATCTACAGGCTTACGCTTAACTCTGAGCTGGGAGTTGGCAGAAAGCATGAGGAACAAATTTAGATTATTCGATTCATTTTCCATTTTAGGCTCATGTAAGTATGACGAAAGATTACGGATagtcctttcttctctttgtatgCTTCCATTAATTGATGAAATTACACGTGCTTCTTCATAAATGCAATTTGAACCGCAATGTTCTCCTTAAAAATATCACCGCGATATTGGTCAAAATGACCGCAGTTTTTCAGCAAATGGAGCTGCTTGGGTTCATGAGCTAATCCAAATGCTTGCAACTGGGGGGTAAGCAAGCTATTATCGTTTTCTCCTACAACCATCAAAAGAGGCGTGGGTGCAATGCGATGGATATATCGGATAGGTTCAAACCGAACTAATCTAAAAAGAGACATCGTTGTTAATTTATTCTCCCAATTACCGCCTTGCTGGGAGGCATCCTGGAAAAAGCGGAAGCTAGCCGTATCTCGGAGTATGACGGGTGCAGTGCcggcctcagcctcgtcaagTGTGGAAGCAACGACACGAGTAAGAGGCCATTCTTCTCCGCTGCGTATCTTAGCGCGATCTTTATGGACCATGTCGAGAAATGGCTGCCCAGTGCCTACTAATAGTTCCGCCGATACAAATGGCACCTGGACAACAACAGCTTTGACTCGACGATCAATTGCCGCAGAAGTAATAGCAACTCCCCCTGAGTAACTTGATCCCCAAAAGACAATGCGTTGCGAGTCCACCTGTGGAAGAGACGCGGCGTAGTCGAAAGCATCAATGTAGTCATCCTGGAATTTGACAGGATCGGCATCGTATCTGAGACCACCACTTTCTCCGAAGCCACGATTATCGTAGATTAAGACACTGAAACCGGCTTTCTGAAATTCAAGCGCAAAATTATCAAGAAAGTGTTCTTTAAGGGCTGTGATCTAATATTAAGTATTGTCAATGTTGACGAAagttttctttcattcttgCTTAAATAGATTCATCAAACATACTCCATGGGTCATAATAATACATGGGCCTTTCTCTGTACCTGCTGGAAAGAACCAGCCTTTTAGAGTCACCTTATCAAACGCTTGAAAAGAGATGTTTTGGTATGAATTCGACATTCTGATATGTAAATAAAAGGTGAGATTCCAAGATATGCCTACTTTggaaagaaataataaaaaaagagaaaaaatgaATTAGGGAATTATACTTCATCTTTAATATTTGACTTCGTCGATAATGAAGTTGAAAGCTCTTACAGAGAGTACGGATGTAATCATTTGTAAATACCGACCAGTAAGCTTACagataatatttatttactgaTACAGTGTATAGGTGAGCTACGGTAAAGTTATAATACTGTATTGCCTCTATAAATTAACAACAACGTTGCTTAGATAAGAACACAAAGCGATTATAGCTGATCTACCATTGCGGCTATTCAAGCGATTAATAACCAAATACGGGGCTACATGAATTATTTTTAAGGAGCTAACTATACTCAGAGGGTGGCTAACATATGCTCGATGAATGTCACTGAAATAAATGATGCTTAAATTTTTGCGACTTACACCGAATATTTTTCGTCCGGTAAGCTGAGTAAGATGAGATGTACGAGGCTGTAGGGTAGTCAGGAGTGTATGCAGAGACCTGGCAACAACCAGCGATGTAAAAACAGGTAGTTATAAAAGCTGAGATTTGCTAAATCAGCTCATTGTGTATCAAGTCGGCAGTGACAGTTGGGGAAGCCAACCTCATGTGAGATTTCACTATATGACTGTGCCAAGAGGAGAATCCAAGATCACTCTATCCTCAACTTCCACGACCAACCACCTTGGGAAATTTGTAGCTCTTTCGAATCTAAAGCTTATCAATAAATGAGGATTCATCTTGGGTATATTATTCGGGGTTAGCAATTTTTTACCATGCCCCAATCTGTATGCGCCTATATTTAAGATTCTTAATTTATGGCGCCGATATAGCCGTTAAGTTTCTGGCTCAGAATTAACCTCGGACGGCCTCATACTGGCGGCCGGACGAGTTCGGAAGAATTAGTGGACATGCCATGGTTGTGCCTCATGATTATACCAAGCCATTGAATTCTGTAGAGGGTGGAGTAAAGGAGTTCAGCTCCGTACTCTAAAACCACATAAATACCATTTCCAATTGTGTGGTAGGCCGTCTTGGCTGCTTTCTTGCTAACAGGTTGCGCCACTCATTTCAATACGTGACGGATGCTATGGCGGGCACCCAATATAGTACCTAATGCATTGCATCAGAAAATTGCTAAAGACTTGATATTGTCCTCGTATATACTGTAATTCGCTGTTGGAacctaataataatactaggGCTTTCTGCTTACTCGCTCTATATCTGGCCCCTCTCAATAGTGCGTAGTGTTACTGCTGGCATTGGTGTGGAGACGAATCCACAGGCTATGCCAAGGGAATCTCACAGATGGTAGATCCAAAAGCGCATGGTAGCGACagactttaatatctttttgtAGATATATGTTTGCGTAGATATTTGTATGCATGGAATTATAGGACACTGTTTGCTAGCCAGTTTTCAAAGCATCCGTTGACATTGGGATGTGGCATTTTCTCGCTGCTTAAGGCATGTCTCAAGCATGTCATTTTCACGCTATTGAAACAGACTATTACAGCGTATGCATGCATTCAATGTTCTATGAGTCCCACAATTGTAGGGGCACGAGACTAGTAGATACTAGGTAAAAGTCGCCATTTTTAGAGTCCCAATAAAATATCGTCTTTTCGTTGCTTCGGTATCTCTATTCGCATTCTGCCGATGCCATTAATTTTTCTGCGTCAGTGATATCGCCATCATACCCAAAGTCAAAAATGGGCGACGTGCGGCGGACGGTAAAGCAGTCGATGCCAGTAGACGTCAACAAGCCATATGATCCTTCAACACTCAAAGATAAGACGATTCTTATCACTGGTGGCGCCAATGGCTTAGGCGCACATATGGTTCGCCATTGGGCCGCTCACGGTGCAAATATCATCATTGGAGATGTTGCGGACCAGGCTGGCGAAGAGCTTGTGGCTTCACTTCGGATGGCATACCCTCAGGCAGTTTTCGAGTTCCGGCACTGCGATGTCACGAATTGGGAGTCTCAAGTCAGCCTCTTCGAGACCGCCGTCCAAGTCAGTCCATACGGCTCTGTAGACGTCGTGGTTCCCAACGCCGGAATTATTCTCCCCGGGGAGGCCACAAAATTTGAGAATCCAGAGTTTGTGAATGGCAGAATCCCGGAGCCTAATACAGCAACACTGGATGTAAACGTGAGAGGCGTCATTTACACCTCTCATCTTGCGCTATACTACCTTCCACAAAATAAGAGATCTGATAGATGCCTTCTTTTCGTGGGCTCCGTGGCTTCTATTATTCCACTTCCCGGCCAGAGCCAATATAGCATGAGCAAGCATGCTGTTCTGGGTCTCTTCCGCTCGCTGCGCGGAACAGCCTTCCTGAAGGATATTCGCATAAATATGATCGCGCCCTACTACACTGCACAGACCAAAATGCTACAGGCAACAACAGAAGCCCTTATGCTTGCAGGATCTGCTGGGCCAGGACAGGTTCCTGACGTCATTGATGCAGCAACACGACTGATTGCTGATGAAACAGTAGCTGGTCGCGCTCTCGTCATCGGTCCACGGCTGAAGCCTTACGACAGCGAAATTTTCGATCAAGGCCGTGATTTAGCGAACGGAGGAGAAGCTATTGAAGGCCAAGCTATTTGGGAATGCTACGCGCACGATTATGACCAGGTAGAAACTTTCGTAAAGAGATACCTATGGCTGTTGAACGCTGCAGCAAAGGCCCGGGGATTGTTGGCCTGGATTCGTGATATCATGGCCATCTGGAAGCGAAGTTGAATAATACATGGCTTTCGCACTGAATGAAAATACAAGCTATAAACATTGAGACTTATGATACGGATCTTGGTAGCAAGCTACCATGGGCGAGATGATGAATTGATGGCTATGAACGAATTAGGGTGGGAAAGAGATGTGGACTTTATACAGCATAGTTCCAGTCAACATTTGAATCAGTTAACAAAACCACTGGTTGCTTCTACTCTCAAAGTGGCATCGCCTACCTGCATAAGGTGTGCAATGAATAATAATAGGAAGTTCTCAAACGATAAACACACAGCTCTCAACTTCGTGCATCACGACGATATTGATATCTACTATTTAACTAGTAAAATTGTGTTCATATTTTCAGATTAAGTGTGTGTTTTATTTCGCAGTCCCTTTTTGTTCCCCTTTCGCACCACTTTCTGAACTGGAAATTTTGACATCAAAGTTACTAGCCAACGactaaaagcttaaagagcCTCTTCACCAAGGCAAGCTCACCTATTGCTGTTTAGCTCCCTGTTATTGACTAATTTGCTACGTCTTATTTCCCGCAATCATGCTCTAAGACTTAAAACAAGAGCAATACTTCACTATTTCACTCGCTATCATCTATTCTCGTGGTCGGATGCAATGAAAATTCACGATAGACCTCGACAAGAGAACAGCTATGCAAGAGTGTTTGATCATAGTGACATAACCACTGCAGATGATTGGCCTGAAACCCCGCATTAAGAAACTGTCTTGATGAGGTTTTGGCTGTTGATGCCCAATTTAAGTTAACATATTTAACAAGCTATACATATCTCGAGCTTGATTTATGAAATGTGAGCATAGAACAGCATTTATTCATTCTATTGTACTCAAAGTATATTTCGAAATGGACCTTGATCGCAAACGGCGTATCGGCCATCAGGTGAGCATAGTTAATAGCGAGTAGACTAATGAACAAGCATTTCTCGCCATCATGCGTCAGCCTCCAAACAAATGGAAATTAGATCAAAGTCTTGATCTAGTTTAATTAAGCCTTCGAAACTAGAATAGTCTTAATCATACCGAGTATAAGTCAGCGACAATTATACACTTAACAGAGCTCCATGATGTATCGGCGACGTAGATTCGGCACACGttgtggaggaagagaggaaacgTTGGAAGGGCTAATTAAAGTGGTAGAACGCCTAGAGAAAAGGCCAATACTCGCGAGCGGATTTCAGCAACACACATTTCTACCTCCCTCTGAACTACAACTGGGGACGAACCTCGTACTTGAAGGTGTTCGGCGGAAATTGTGGCATAAGGCAATTAGCGGGGCTCTCACTAAGGTCCCTGTAAATAACTTGGACAGTGCTTGTGGGACTATCCCCCAGAAAAGAGAGATTgaaataaactaatattataaaatgcAAAGACATTTAGATATGTTTCGCCTCCTTTAATTTACATATAATGGTGAGCTACTAAAGGCCTTTttactaaagaaattatgaCCCTGACTGATCTCCATTTTGTTTGCAACCACGGTGGGATCCCTAATATTAATGGAGTTCAACCACCGACTCGACGGTCTAATAAATAACCCCAAATTTCTCATATTAGATGATCTTTAAAAATAGGTTCTGTTCTCGAGCACTTTTATACTTGCTCCCATTCAATATAGTGGCACTAAACACGGTGGAAAGTCGGCGGGCATGCCGGCAGGGTTAAGAAATAATTAATGCTCCATGGGCTGAAGGAGCCATTTGCACTGCTAAACGGACTGGCGTCAGCGTTTAAAAGTGATTAGTTATTGCGGAAGTCTCAAaaatggggggggggggggatatcAAGTTGTGTGACGCAGAATGATGCTTTAACGCCGAGATTATATGAACTATGTGATTTCTGCGCCTTGGTCGAGATCAAAGCCAACAAATTACTTGGTAAACGGTCAATCCGTGCCGAAGATCTATGGATTCTCTTTACGAGGAGTAGTCATATGCCAGAAAGACTTGGCTCACTTTAATTCCATGTGATATGAAGGGTAAATAGAGCTCATTGTCCGATGTCAAGATCCTGACAGTAAATACTCAGTCCATGAATGTTCGTTCTATCTGGAAAAAGGGATTGCATATGACGAGCATCTGGCATAATGTCAGCGTAAATGCAGGTCAACCGGAACAAAGAAGGTAACACTACAATttagaaaaaagaggagctcTTCTACTGATTGCGCGTCCAACTAATCTTAAGATGTGAGTGATGCAGAATGTAAGACGACATAGTCCACGATGGAGCCAAACGATGTAGACAATTGAGAAATAGCATAGCGTGTCATAGTTGAATGACATAGCACCTTGTTTTATAATTGCTTCATGTTGAAGTCAGTTATTGTTCTCGGTATTTCCTTGCCATCTTTACATACATGACAAGTTGATGTTTTGGAATTCTCTATGTCGACTATGTTGCCCAAATCCTTGAAGTTGATTTTCAGCGACCCATAAATAAAACACAGTCAGCTAGTATTAACCGCGCAACTGATCTATTAGTGATTGAAACATTCTTTC
This window encodes:
- a CDS encoding uncharacterized protein (EggNog:ENOG41), encoding MADPIGAKPGGIITRPLDANEKFVKWAATLGAPYDKTHFGLFQAHHLRLPSYIKDPVPYLQRTWLALRDRHPKFGAVFTPSSAGDAVTTDLGPYDHDNWLENTFFVNISIPEAHALLSSLKYTEIPLCYWLPVSQELAMYIPHWITDGTGFLILAHRFMTILVSVINEGLSKTLDSYASEQVSYETNGPSGDELTGYVDDDSTEAARLKEISQDLLAPFLQALPTIGLPLKPDGKSGLPGNASHIAISLESETTAAIVTECQKRGISVNSALHTSLIRITSRFAQHPAAQAYTSVLYINMRPHLPNPGPTLGASSLVAVLPIAVRGILPGTNGKPAKDWANLSAELNSIYRSVPEKKYQPRDGNSPQSVIDINGRLTRDVLTVFSSSPPPEMPDVRPFDYSSIGLVEKYLQRDYGVGDDKGRIEVLNVWKASIIATPSALCHGYTFRDRLAISVAYNDGYFSRDFMRKILQDIFIDIMHNLDITL
- the PRB1 gene encoding proteinase B (MEROPS:MER0000328~SECRETED:SignalP(1-20)), giving the protein MASIRRLALYLGALLPAVLAAPAALHKKPEAVPNKFIVTLKEGASIDTDSHLAWVNDLHRRSLTKRSTAGVEKTYNIHTWSAYAGEFDDETIEQIKSSPDVASVEPDYIMYLSDIVEDKRALTTQSGAPWGLGTVSHRTSGSTSYIYDSSAGAGTFAYVVDSGINTSHQQFGGRASLGYNAAGGQHVDTLGHGTHVSGTIAGSTYGVAKQASLISVKVFSGDSSTTSIILDGYNWAVNDIVSRNRASKSAINMSLGGPASSTWTTAINAAFNQGVLTIVAAGNGDSLGNPQPVSSTSPANVPNAITVAALDINWRTASFTNYGAGVDVFAPGVNVLSSWIGSNTATNTISGTSMATPHVVGLALYLQSLEGLSTPTAVTNRIKALATTGRVTGSLRGSPNSIIFNGNST
- a CDS encoding uncharacterized protein (EggNog:ENOG41), yielding MTHGITALKEHFLDNFALEFQKAGFSVLIYDNRGFGESGGLRYDADPVKFQDDYIDAFDYAASLPQVDSQRIVFWGSSYSGGVAITSAAIDRRVKAVVVQVPFVSAELLVGTGQPFLDMVHKDRAKIRSGEEWPLTRVVASTLDEAEAGTAPVILRDTASFRFFQDASQQGGNWENKLTTMSLFRLVRFEPIRYIHRIAPTPLLMVVGENDNSLLTPQLQAFGLAHEPKQLHLLKNCGHFDQYRGDIFKENIAVQIAFMKKHV
- a CDS encoding uncharacterized protein (EggNog:ENOG41), yielding MGDVRRTVKQSMPVDVNKPYDPSTLKDKTILITGGANGLGAHMVRHWAAHGANIIIGDVADQAGEELVASLRMAYPQAVFEFRHCDVTNWESQVSLFETAVQVSPYGSVDVVVPNAGIILPGEATKFENPEFVNGRIPEPNTATLDVNVRGVIYTSHLALYYLPQNKRSDRCLLFVGSVASIIPLPGQSQYSMSKHAVLGLFRSLRGTAFLKDIRINMIAPYYTAQTKMLQATTEALMLAGSAGPGQVPDVIDAATRLIADETVAGRALVIGPRLKPYDSEIFDQGRDLANGGEAIEGQAIWECYAHDYDQVETFVKRYLWLLNAAAKARGLLAWIRDIMAIWKRS